A genomic window from Pseudogulbenkiania sp. MAI-1 includes:
- the acpS gene encoding holo-ACP synthase, which translates to MIYGIGTDIVAVARMQALLDRWGDKAGRRILAPSERAAFAASSDPARLLAKRFAVKEAASKALGTGIRAPVLLTAIAVDHDALGKPLLVFSPELQRFAESRGVVGSHLSISDERDHALAFVVLEGVPLATPPAHLQA; encoded by the coding sequence ATGATCTACGGCATCGGCACCGACATCGTCGCCGTGGCGCGCATGCAGGCCCTGCTGGACCGCTGGGGCGACAAGGCCGGGCGGCGCATCCTGGCACCGTCCGAGCGGGCCGCCTTTGCCGCCAGCAGCGACCCGGCGCGCCTGCTGGCCAAGCGCTTCGCCGTCAAGGAAGCGGCCTCGAAAGCCTTGGGAACCGGTATCCGCGCCCCGGTGCTGCTTACCGCCATCGCCGTCGATCACGATGCCCTGGGCAAGCCGCTGCTGGTCTTCAGTCCCGAGTTGCAGCGCTTCGCCGAAAGCCGTGGCGTGGTCGGCAGCCATCTTTCCATCAGCGACGAGCGCGACCACGCGCTCGCCTTTGTCGTGCTGGAGGGCGTGCCCCTGGCCACTCCTCCAGCCCACTTGCAGGCCTGA